CATCAGGTCGAGCAGCCCCTGCCAGTAGGTGACGCCCCAGCCGTAGGTGGAGCCCTCGGGGTTGCGTTCGTGGACGGTGATGTCGTGGGACGGGTCCTGCCGCTTGAGCAGGACGGACAGATACAGGCCGGCGGGCCCGCCGCCGACGCAGGCGACCTTCACGCACACCCCTGAGGACTACCGAGAGCGGTCGATGGGCAACGAAAGGTAACAGAGACGGTGCGTGCGATCACGCACCGTCATGGGCCCTCTCGTGGCCCGCGCCGCTCACACCTGCGCGGTGCGGCACTCCGGGTGGCCCCAGCCCTGGTCGTTCTTGGTGATGGACTCGCCGGCGGCGTAGGAGCGTCCGCACAGGCAGCGGCCGGGGAACTTCGCCTTGATGGTGCGCGCGGAGCCGGTGGAGCCGCCGCCCGCGGCGCGGCGGGCGGGCGCCTTCCGGCGGGGCGCGGCCTTGGGGGTGTCCGGCGAGGCCGGGGGCTCCGGGGAGCCGAGGGCGCTGCCGGCCGGTTCCTGCACGCGGGCTGCCTGGCTGGCGGCGCGGTCGGCGAAGTCGTTGAGCGGGTCGCCGTCGACCTGGTGGGCGGGCACGTACCGGAACTCGACCGGGCGCCCCTCCAGCAGGGCGTCGATGCGTACGACCAGCTCCTGGTTGGCGACGGGCTTGCCCGCGGCCGTCTTCCAGCCGTTGCGCTTCCAGCCGGGCAGCCAGGTGGTGACGGCCTTCATCGCGTACTGCGAGTCCATGCGCACTTCCAGCGGCACGGCCGGGTCGGTGGCCGCGAGCAGCCGCTCCAGCGCGGTCAGTTCGGCGACGTTGTTGGTGGCGGTGCCGAGCGCACCGGCCTCCCAGCGGGCCGCGGTCCCGGCGTCGTCGGAGACGACCCACGCCCAGCCCGCCGGTCCCGGATTGCCCTTCGAGGCCCCGTCGCACGCGGCCACCACTCGTTCACGCATGGGCTCGATGATGCCACGGTCCGGGCCGGCCTCGTGCCGTCGCCCGTGAAGTGCCTAGGAAGCGTCCTTGACCTGCGGCTTCTCCCCCTGGGCGCGGGTGATGTCGATCACGGAGAAGAGGGCGCCCTGGGGATCGGCGAGCACCGCGAACCGGCCGAAGGGGGTGTCCGTCGGGCCGAAGCGCACCGCGCCGCCGAGGCGGGTCGCGGCGGACACCGCGGCGTCGCAGTCGGCGACCGTGAAGTACACGTTCAGATAGGAGGGCACCTGGGGCGGGAAGTCGTCGGTCATCCGCATCCGGCCGAGCACCGTCTCACCGTTCAGGTCGTAGACGCTGAAGTCGATCGCCTCGTCCTCGATCCGCCGCGCGGTGTAGCCGAAGACGGAGGTGAGGAAGGCGTCCGCCTTCTCCGGCTCGCGGGTGAAGAGTTCGGCCCAGCAGTAGGCGCCGGGGACGCCGGTGGCCCCGAAGCCCTCGTGGGTGCCGCTCTGCCACACGCCGAACACGGCGCCGCTGGGCTCGCGGGCCAGGCACATGGTGCCGAAGTCACCGACCCGCATCGGCTCCAGGAGCACCTCGCCGCCGTGTTCGCGGATCCGGCGCGCGGTGGCCTCCGCGTCGGGCGAGGCGAAGTACAGGCACCACTGCGGCTGCCCCTCCTGGCCGGGCATCGGCGGGACGACGGCCGCCGCGGCCCCGCCGTCCGCGTACGCCTGCGTGTAGTGGCCGAACCGCGCGGAGGACTCGCCGAAGGTCCAGCCCAGGACCTCGCCGTAGAAGGTCTTGGCCGCCTCGACGTCGCTGAACATCGCGTCGGCCCAGCAGGGGGTTCCCTCAGGTCGTACGGGCATGGCTGCCGCCCTCTCCGGTTCGGTGACGGGGTGCGTGCGCGGGCGCGCGGGCACGGGCGCGTGGGCGCGCGTGCGTACGGGTTCTCACGCTAGCCAGAGCGGCGGTGGGCCGCGCGCCGAGACGGCCCGCACCGCGCGGCCGGCCGCTACTCCCCCGCGTGGGCCCTACGCAGGGCGGCGATGTCGAGCTTGCCCATCGCCAGCATGGCCCGGGTGGTGCGGGCCGCCTTCTCCGGGTCGGGGTCGCCGATCATCTCGACGAGCCCGTCCGGCACGACCTGCCAGGAGACCCCGTACCGGTCCTTGAGCCAGCCGCACGGGCCCGCTTCGCCGCCGTCGTCGGTGAGCCTGGACCAGTAGTGGTCGACCTCCTTCTGGTCGGCGCAGTGGATCTGGAAGGAGATCGCCTCGCTGAACGTGAACTGCGGGCCGCCGTTGAGCGCCACGAACCGGTGGCCGTGGGCGGTGAACTCCACGGCGACCACCGAACCGGCGGGGCCGGGCCCGGCCTCCGTGGAGCGGGTGATCCGGCCGATGCCCGAGTCCTTGAAGACCGAGACGTAGTAGTGGGCGGCCTCCTCGGCCGTGCCGTCGAACCAGAGGCAGGTGGTGAATCCTTCGGTGCTCACGGATCTCCTCCTGGGGTGCGGGAACGCGGTCGTCTGTATCGACCGCGCCGCGCCCCGGAACTCATCGCCCGGCCGGGACTTCTTTTCCCCGGCCCCCCGGATCCTTCGCCGGGCCCCGTCCCGGGCAGCGGCGGCCCGGTCCGCTCTGCCCGTGGCGAATCTGCCACCGGCAGAGAAAGGGCCGCCGCGCCCCGCCCACGGCCGACAGTGGAGCCGACGGCATCCCCACCACGAGGAGGAGACGCGATGACTCCACACACCGCCCCGCCCCCGCGCGCCCAGGACGGCGAGACGCCGCCCAGCCGCTTCGACGACCATCTGGCGAGCCTGCTGCTCGCGCAGCGGATCGTGTTCCTGGGCACCCAGGTCGACGAGGTGTCGGCCAACCGGGTCTGCGCCCAGTTGCTGCTGCTGTCGGCCGAGGACCCCCGCGCCGACATCAGCCTGTACATCAACAGCCCCGGCGGGTCCGTCAGCGCGGGCCTCGCCATCTACGACACGATGCGGCTCGTCCCCAACGACGTGTCCACGCTGGCCATGGGGTTCGCGGCGAGCATGGGGCAGTTCCTGCTCACCGTGGGCACGCGCGGCAAGCGGTTCGCGCTGCCGCACGCGCGGATCATGATGCACCAGCCGTCGGCGGGGATCGGCGGCACCACCGCGGACATCGAGATCCAGGCGCAGAACCTGGAGCACACCAAGCGGACCATCGAGCGCCTCACCGCCGAGCACACCGGGCAGAGCGAGGAGACCATCGCGCGGGACGGCGACCGGGACCGCTGGTTCACCGCGGAACAGGCCAGGGAGTACGGGATGGTGGACCAGGTGGTGGAGTCGCTGGCCGACGTCCGCCCCGCCGCGCGGCGACGGGCGGGGTGGTGACCATGGGGTCGTACACGGTTCCGTACGTGGTCGAGCGCACGGCGCAGGGCGAGCGGTCCTACGACGTGTTCAGCAGGCTGCTGAACGAGCGGATCGTCTTCCTGGGCACGGAGATCGACGACGGGGTGGCCAACGTCGTCATCGCGCAGCTGCTCCATCTGGAGTCGGCGAACCCGGACCACGAGATCGCGATCTATCTGAACTCGCCCGGCGGCTCCTTCACCTCGCTCATGGCGATCTACGACGCGATGACGTTCGTGCAGTCACCCATCTCCACGTTCTGCGTGGGGCAGGCCGCCTCCACGGCGGCGGTGCTGCTGGCGGGCGGGGACCCGGGGCGCCGGTTCGTGCTGGAGCACGCGCGGGTGCTGCTCGGGCAGCCTGCCAGCGGCGGCCGGCAGGGTACGGTCTCGGACCTGGCGCTCCAGGCCAAGGAGATGGTCCGGATCCGCTCCCAGGTGGAGGAGGTGCTGTCCCGGCACACCGGCCACGACGCCGCGTCCCTGCGCGCCGACATGGACCGCGACAAGGTGTTCACCGCCCGGGAGGCGGTGGCGTACGGCCTGGCCGACCAGGTGCTGACCCGGCGCCTCGCGACGGTCTGAGGCGCCGGGCCGGGCGGTGGGACCGGACGGTCAGGCTGCCAGGCACAGCCCGTCGACGCGCGAGGCGGGCGCCGCGGACACCGCGGAGGTCGAGGTGACCGACGTGACCGAGGTGACCGGCCGGACGGAGGTGCCGCGGCCGACGGCCCGGGAGGTGAGCCGTGCCAGCTCGCCCTGGGTCCGGGCCAGCAGGCCGCCGAGACCGAGGCCGAGGGCCTGGGCGGCGGCGGCCAGCACCTCCGAGGACGCCTCCTTGCGTCCGCGCTCGATCTCCGACAGATAGGGCATGGAGATCCGGGCGGCGTCGGCGACGTCCTTGAGGGTCCGCTCCTGGGCCAGCCGTTCGCGGCGCAGGACGTCGCCGACGAGGTCGCGCCAGAGCGGTTCGCGGGCGGCGGCGGGCTCGGGCCGCCCGGCCGGAGCCGGCGCGGACGGGCGGCCGGGCACCTGGCGGTCGGGTGCCGGGTGGTCCGCTCCCGGACGGCCGGGCGCAGGGCGGCTCGGCACGGGGCGGCCCGGCGCCGGATGCGCGGCGGCGGGGCGGCCGGGCAGGGCGCGGGCGGTCGCGGGCCGGGCGGCCGCCGGGCGCGCGGCCTGCGGACGCAGCGGGACGACACGGGCTTGGTTCGGCGCTTGGTCGGTCACCGCTTCAGCCTAGGAGCCCTGGCCGTCCGCGGAAGGGGGCGGCATTTCGCCCTGGGTGAATCGCCGGCCCGCAGCAGGAGGAGAACGGGACGAAGGGAAGGAACCGGGCGTCCGTGTCCCGTCGCGGTTCAGTCGCCTCCGAGGGGCACCACGGCCCGCACCCGCTTGCCCACCGGGACCCGCTCGGCGCCGACCTCGGCCGCGAGGGCGTGCACAATCTCCAGACCGTGCCGTCCGATCCGCTCGGGGTCGCGCGGATAGCGCCGCGGCAGCGCGGCGCTGCTGTCGTACACGCAGACGGACACCGCGCCGTCCGTGCCCTCCAGTTCGAGGATGTACGGGCCCTGACTGTGCCGGTCGGCGTTGGTGACCAGCTCGCTCACGACCAGCAGCAGCGCCTCCTCGGAGCGGCGGCCGATCTCGGCGCACCACTCGTTCCTGAGCTGGTCGAGGAAGAGCGCGGCGAAGGAGCGCGCGTCCGCGATGCAGCCGGGTTCACCGGTGTAGTGGGCAGCCCGCCGCAGCGGTTCCACGGGGATGTCGACACCAGTGGGTATCACTGCCCCGCCCGGGTCATCGATCATGCGTTTCTCTCTCGGAAGCCGGTACGACCGGACGTTACTGCATCAGTGCTGATACCCAGTGCCGCGCCCGCCAGTCTTCGCCGTGCGGTCCGGACCGCACGGCGACGCGGACGGACCTTCCGGGGGGCGCGCCACCGGGGCCGCTGCTTAGCGTGGCACCGTGAGCCCGCCGCCGTCCTCCGTTTCGCCGACCGTCCCCCCTCACGGCTGGGCGGCGGCCCTCGCCGTGGTGCTGGCCGCGCTGGTCTCCATGCTGGCGGTGGCCGCGCTGGGGCTGTGGGCGGCGGGCGCCACCGGTCTGCCCGACAACGCCTTCGGCCGGGTGACCGCCGCGACGGTGGTGACGGCGGTCGGCGGGAGCATGCGGCTGGCGGGGAACGCGGGGACACTGGCGCAGACGCACGCCGGGATCACGGTGATGCCCCTGTCGGTGACCCTGGTGGGCGCACTCGTGCTCGGCGCGGGCTTCCTGCGCCCGCTGCGCGGCCGGGCGGCCCTCGGGGCGCGGGAGCCGGCCGGCTGGGCGGTGCGGATCGCCGTGCTGTGGCTGGCGGGGCTGGCCGGTCTGGCGTTCG
The sequence above is drawn from the Streptomyces sp. SAT1 genome and encodes:
- a CDS encoding helix-turn-helix domain-containing protein → MTDQAPNQARVVPLRPQAARPAAARPATARALPGRPAAAHPAPGRPVPSRPAPGRPGADHPAPDRQVPGRPSAPAPAGRPEPAAAREPLWRDLVGDVLRRERLAQERTLKDVADAARISMPYLSEIERGRKEASSEVLAAAAQALGLGLGGLLARTQGELARLTSRAVGRGTSVRPVTSVTSVTSTSAVSAAPASRVDGLCLAA
- a CDS encoding ribonuclease H family protein, whose translation is MRERVVAACDGASKGNPGPAGWAWVVSDDAGTAARWEAGALGTATNNVAELTALERLLAATDPAVPLEVRMDSQYAMKAVTTWLPGWKRNGWKTAAGKPVANQELVVRIDALLEGRPVEFRYVPAHQVDGDPLNDFADRAASQAARVQEPAGSALGSPEPPASPDTPKAAPRRKAPARRAAGGGSTGSARTIKAKFPGRCLCGRSYAAGESITKNDQGWGHPECRTAQV
- a CDS encoding ATP-binding protein, which produces MIDDPGGAVIPTGVDIPVEPLRRAAHYTGEPGCIADARSFAALFLDQLRNEWCAEIGRRSEEALLLVVSELVTNADRHSQGPYILELEGTDGAVSVCVYDSSAALPRRYPRDPERIGRHGLEIVHALAAEVGAERVPVGKRVRAVVPLGGD
- a CDS encoding ClpP family protease, yielding MGSYTVPYVVERTAQGERSYDVFSRLLNERIVFLGTEIDDGVANVVIAQLLHLESANPDHEIAIYLNSPGGSFTSLMAIYDAMTFVQSPISTFCVGQAASTAAVLLAGGDPGRRFVLEHARVLLGQPASGGRQGTVSDLALQAKEMVRIRSQVEEVLSRHTGHDAASLRADMDRDKVFTAREAVAYGLADQVLTRRLATV
- a CDS encoding VOC family protein, producing MSTEGFTTCLWFDGTAEEAAHYYVSVFKDSGIGRITRSTEAGPGPAGSVVAVEFTAHGHRFVALNGGPQFTFSEAISFQIHCADQKEVDHYWSRLTDDGGEAGPCGWLKDRYGVSWQVVPDGLVEMIGDPDPEKAARTTRAMLAMGKLDIAALRRAHAGE
- a CDS encoding ClpP family protease, whose product is MTPHTAPPPRAQDGETPPSRFDDHLASLLLAQRIVFLGTQVDEVSANRVCAQLLLLSAEDPRADISLYINSPGGSVSAGLAIYDTMRLVPNDVSTLAMGFAASMGQFLLTVGTRGKRFALPHARIMMHQPSAGIGGTTADIEIQAQNLEHTKRTIERLTAEHTGQSEETIARDGDRDRWFTAEQAREYGMVDQVVESLADVRPAARRRAGW
- a CDS encoding VOC family protein: MPVRPEGTPCWADAMFSDVEAAKTFYGEVLGWTFGESSARFGHYTQAYADGGAAAAVVPPMPGQEGQPQWCLYFASPDAEATARRIREHGGEVLLEPMRVGDFGTMCLAREPSGAVFGVWQSGTHEGFGATGVPGAYCWAELFTREPEKADAFLTSVFGYTARRIEDEAIDFSVYDLNGETVLGRMRMTDDFPPQVPSYLNVYFTVADCDAAVSAATRLGGAVRFGPTDTPFGRFAVLADPQGALFSVIDITRAQGEKPQVKDAS